One genomic segment of Plasmodium cynomolgi strain B DNA, chromosome 14, whole genome shotgun sequence includes these proteins:
- a CDS encoding DEAD/DEAH box helicase (putative), which yields MEVETEEQKQGDRTSQAEEGQKQGDHTSQAEEGQMQGDHTSQPEEQKQGDDTSQAEEGQTQGDHTSQPEEQTQGDDTSQAEDQDDHFEKGHNFLDFENILLDVRLRKAILYLFKFKHPTKIQKEAIPHILHGRDVIISSKTGSGKTMAYLIPLVQNIIKSNLNEKESLKFFYKAIILSPTEELCLQIYQVAHTLCSYLKNILSFDHNVRKTLYDHPTVLVTTPRLLYNHTVECKKKYNLDILSNLKILVVDEADILHGKEFQKWMNLLASYHFPKNYSQKYQIVMASATLKETIVEKTKLFLHKPIFLSSQLDKNASLTSVRVDHSNGLQKKRGVSPIMDNSNSPPVRSDKLNHPCGPSKVRKEPLVHQQFRGKSFYYFYPDETTKYIYLYNLINDRLILHRSIIFTSTIHDAYKIKIFLTYFDIPSSILNPNHPILVRQNIIFAFNNYKMFFLICPQYEKNAAPRGDATNHEDSGHGADANEAGRGEDDACDQDLQSNLDDPSDENLQSNLDDPCDQDLQSNLDDPCDQDLQSNLDDACDQDLQSNLDDASEDEKDFLYNRGLDFQGVHCVVNFNMPLDTKTFVHRVGRTCRLSNKGISISFINENEMAEKNILQKIRAKNICTIHQKNMPQNKVEMYRYRVESIINKCTNKKVKQFIQKEILYQSLKSKELKEFFSSNEDEKRAINKIVKRFNTHVVPHKLIKDRLKNLFLKKHKKKGGDKNGMSKHGKESGDIGRDRKNQQHNGKSHGREGEKRGVQQHYVKSKSSGFVLTEQAYQDQLKKEPETEVADPTKLPPIYGKRLRSYVYNKY from the coding sequence atggaggtggAAACGGAGGAGCAAAAGCAGGGCGATCGCACGAGTCAAGCGGAGGAGGGGCAAAAGCAGGGAGATCATACGAGTCAAGCGGAGGAAGGGCAAATGCAGGGCGATCATACGAGCCAACCGGAGGAACAAAAGCAGGGCGATGACACTAGTCAAGCGGAGGAAGGGCAAACGCAGGGCGATCATACGAGCCAACCGGAGGAGCAAACGCAGGGCGATGACACTAGTCAAGCGGAGGATCAGGATGACCACTTCGAGAAGGGGCACAACTTCCTCGACTTCGAAAACATCCTGCTGGACGTGAGGCTCAGGAAGGCAATCCTTTACCTGTTCAAGTTCAAGCACCCAACGAAAATACAAAAGGAAGCCATTCCACATATCCTCCACGGGAGAGACGTCATCATAAGTTCCAAAACTGGCTCAGGGAAAACCATGGCCTATCTCATCCCACTAGtgcaaaatataataaaatcaaatttaaatgaaaaagaatccttgaaatttttttacaaagcaATAATCCTCTCCCCAACAGAAGAACTATGTCTGCAAATTTATCAAGTAGCACATACATTATGCTCCTACCTAAAGAATATCCTATCATTTGATCATAACGTTAGGAAAACACTTTATGATCATCCAACTGTACTAGTGACTACACCAAGACTCCTATACAATCACACTGTAGaatgcaagaaaaaatataaccttGATATATTATCTAACTTAAAAATTCTTGTTGTAGATGAAGCAGATATTTTGCATGGAAAAGAGTTTCAAAAATGGATGAACCTTTTGGCTAGTTatcattttccaaaaaattattctcaAAAGTATCAAATTGTCATGGCATCTGCTACACTTAAGGAAACCATCgtggagaaaacaaaactttttttacataagcctatttttttaagttcacAATTGGACAAAAACGCAAGTCTCACCTCCGTTAGGGTAGATCATTCAAATGGTCTCCAAAAGAAGAGAGGTGTTTCCCCTATCATGGATAATAGCAATAGCCCACCTGTTAGAAGTGACAAGCTGAATCATCCTTGTGGGCCCTCCAAAGTAAGGAAGGAACCCCTCGTGCATCAACAATTCAGGGGCAAATCATTTTACTACTTCTACCCGGATGAAACGACCAAATATATTTACCTATATAATCTCATAAATGACAGATTAATTTTGCATAGGtccattatttttacttcaacCATCCATGATGCTTacaagataaaaatttttctgacTTACTTTGATATTCCTTCCTCCATTCTGAACCCTAACCATCCCATTTTGGTTAGACAGAATATCATTTTTGCGTTCAACAATTATAAGATGTTCTTCTTGATATGTCCGCAGTACGAGAAGAATGCCGCACCGAGGGGGGATGCGACCAACCATGAGGACAGCGGTCATGGTGCGGATGCTAACGAGGCGGGTCGCGGTGAAGACGACGCGTGTGACCAAGACCTGCAGAGCAACCTGGACGACCCTTCTGACGAAAACCTGCAGAGCAACCTCGACGACCCGTGCGACCAAGACCTGCAGAGCAACCTGGACGACCCGTGCGACCAAGACCTGCAGAGCAACCTCGACGACGCGTGCGACCAAGACCTGCAGAGCAACCTCGACGACGCTAGCGAAGACGAGAAGGACTTCCTCTACAACCGCGGACTCGACTTCCAAGGCGTGCACTGCGTGGTTAACTTCAACATGCCCCTGGACACAAAGACCTTCGTGCACCGAGTGGGTAGGACATGTAGGCTGAGCAACAAGGGGATCAGTATTTCCTTCATCAACGAGAATGAAAtggcggaaaaaaacattctgCAAAAAATACGCgctaaaaatatatgcacgaTACATCAAAAAAACATGCCACAAAATAAGGTCGAGATGTATAGGTACCGAGTAGAATCCATTATCAATAAATGCAccaacaaaaaggtgaaacaATTTATTCAAAAGGAGATCCTCTATCAATCTTTGAAGTCCAAAGAGCTGAAAGAATTTTTCAGCTCCAATgaagacgaaaaaagggccatcaataaaattgtaaagcGTTTTAACACACATGTTGTGCCACACAAACTGATTAAGGACAGATTgaaaaacttatttttgaagaagcataagaagaaggggggcgacaaaaatgggatgaGCAAACATGGGAAAGAAAGTGGAGACATCGGGAGGGACAGAAAGAACCAGCAACACAATGGGAAGAGCCATGGGagagaaggcgaaaaaaggggagtgcAACAACACTATGTTAAAAGTAAAAGCAGTGGGTTCGTGCTCACTGAACAGGCATATCAGGATCAGCTGAAGAAAGAACCAGAGACGGAAGTGGCCGACCCGACCAAGCTTCCCCCCATTTATGGAAAGCGCTTGCGAAGTTATGTGTACAACAAGTAC
- a CDS encoding TPR Domain containing protein (putative) gives MEDTALGATSRGDEMGAESIECVEKDAALGGSTGNDGGDNLSCGESKAERESLAERCAEGTTGEKCQMGEAPTREAPTGGPPAGEAPMEEASVGVSPTGEGSLERICQYSERDKSEVGGALEGEKSHVRGSESTMESLPGISYVKAQAGDQTNDDDDKAKKREPGQVSANNGEPGQVSTNNGEPGQVSTNNGEPGQVSKNNGEPNQVNTNENDKRESWHLDSGEKPNCSFAKQPNSRTKREDIKEQSNKEDTNGNVRNYYSDNCISKDDYQNSSSHLSSSVEDEDSEEMSSNEGYSDRSEDSGDGRSSSVLSEDYDEEEEEDDDEEDDEDDEDYEDGKDEDGNCANGNGADGQNTEEMKSQGNELFKKGDYKQAIFYYNKALKKCKEKSTKSILYSNRAACYSHLGNWNQVVEDCNKSINYNESFVKSYIRRSNAYEQLEKYNDASNDLNKAISLDSSLLANYEMKQKKLKYLAEQQLNKEKEEMVGKLKDFGNLLLGKVGLSLDNFEVQKNPNNDGSFNIQFKQNK, from the exons ATGGAGGACACTGc GTTGGGTGCTACTTCACGGGGAGATGAAATGGGAGCTGAGAGCATCGAATGTGTAGAGAAGGACGCTGCTTTGGGAGGGTCCACGGGGAACGATGGGGGGGATAATTTATCCTGTGGGGAGTCCAAAGCGGAACGGGAATCGCTCGCCGAACGGTGCGCCGAGGGAACCACAGGGGAGAAGTGCCAGATGGGAGAAGCCCCAACGAGAGAGGCCCCAACGGGAGGACCCCCAGCAGGAGAAGCCCCAATGGAAGAAGCCTCCGTGGGAGTATCCCCAACGGGGGAGGGGTCCCTCGAGCGAATTTGCCAGTATAGCGAAAGGGACAAGTCCGAAGTAGGAGGCGCATTGGAGGGAGAGAAGAGCCATGTGAGGGGTAGCGAAAGCACCATGGAAAGCCTCCCAGGCATCAGTTATGTGAAAGCGCAGGCGGGGGACCAAAcaaatgatgatgatgataaagcaaaaaagagggaacCCGGCCAAGTGAGCGCGAATAATGGGGAACCCGGTCAAGTGAGCACGAATAATGGGGAACCCGGCCAAGTGAGCACGAATAATGGAGAACCCGGCCAAGTGAGCAAGAATAATGGGGAACCCAACCAAGTAAACACAAACGAGAACGACAAAAGAGAAAGTTGGCACTTGGACAGTGGGGAAAAACCAAACTGCTCATTTGCGAAGCAGCCAAACAGCAGGACAAAGAGAGAGGACATAAAGGAACAATCGAATAAAGAAGACACGAATGGCAATGTAAGAAATTATTACAGTGACAACTGTATAAGTAAAGATGATTATCAGAATTCCAGTTCTCACCTCAGCTCATCGGTGGAGGATGAGGACTCGGAGGAAATGAGCTCCAACGAGGGCTATTCGGATAGGAGTGAGGACTCCGGAGATGGGAGGAGTTCATCCGTCCTCAGTGAGGATtatgacgaggaggaagaagaggatgaCGACGAGGAGGATGACGAAGATGACGAAGATTACGAAGACGGAAAGGACGAAGATGGAAACTGCGCCAATGGCAACGGCGCAGATGGCCAAAACACAGAGGAGATGAAGTCCCAAGGAAATGAGTtattcaaaaagggggactaCAAGCAGGCCATCTTTTACTACAATAaggctttaaaaaaatgcaaggaGAAAAGTACCAAGTCGATTTTGTACTCCAATAGGGCAGCTTGCTACTCACATTTAGGGAACTGGAATCAGGTGGTCGAAGACTGTAATAAGTCTATTAACTATAATGAGAGCTTTGTGAAGTCCTACATCCGGAGGAGCAATGCGTATGAACAgctggaaaaatataatgacgCGTCGAACGACTTGAATAAAGCCATATCTTTGGATTCCTCTTTGCTGGCAAACTACGAAATGAAacagaagaaattaaagtACCTGGCTGAACAGCagttaaataaagaaaaggaagaaatggtggggaaattaaaagacTTTGGTAATTTGCTGCTTGGGAAAGTGGGACTGTCACTTGATAATTTTGAAGTGCAAAAGAATCCAAACAATGATGGCTCTTTTAACATTCAATTTAAGCAAAATAAGTAG
- a CDS encoding hypothetical protein (putative) gives MKCVPRANNWAGVEDPQIRNVPCARSVDVCKDAEETLSKFWDTIDNIKHGDVILINIKNYYCPACNRYIDVWNKLEEEISNYENNVSLFVFDCSCHLFVPYCRFFKVRYFPTFRLLYPVYDYMESKDSDYMYIAPKTEMVNRQYNKELLLAYREVDRVNNLAQFQRMMQTHLCKNVNFNHIDLKSCYADVPPIEDTSDYAMFIAATNGAIGGITTKKGANANRMAVERWKGMTFTKDDLKHDIVRGMLFTLKKNISLGLDVDMSTVEPFLVMTQIVSDMYPELAKWMGNLREKLTSQEYPLRYEQWSKMVDELSGMGATPNLSNDTGVQNPLGVTPWSEPKFKVCEENSVLCSYWLLFHKISVYCLMRDKERYQFYINALTNYTKRYLNCESCIQHFITAQESCYYGFCNIHSAESLVIYLWRIHNAVTLRSMYESIIQEMQVPGGQLELTDGKTERKTKFLNRDLAFPPEKQCKFCRSGIGFTRITPPFIADSVKQKSISDRDFDSIDGFSVKQVLNHLVKVYS, from the exons ATGAAATGCGTTCCCCGTGCGAATAACTGGGCCGGCGTTGAAGATCCCCAAATCAGA AACGTACCATGCGCAAGAAGCGTAGATGTTTGTAAAGACGCAGAAGAAACCTTGAGCAAATTTTGGGATACCATAGACAACATAAAGCATGGAGATGTTAtcctaataaatataaaaaattattactgtCCAGCATGCAATCGGTATATTGATGTGTGGAACAAActggaggaagaaatatcAAATTATGAGAATAATGTCAGTCTTTTTGTGTTTGATTGCTCATGTCACTTGTTTGTTCCGTACTGCAGATTTTTTAAGGTCCGTTATTTCCCCACCTTTCGGCTGCTGTACCCAGTGTATGATTACATGGAGAGTAAGGACTCCgattatatgtacatagcTCCGAAGACAGAAATGGTGAATCGACAGTACAACAAAGAGTTGCTACTGGCCTACAGGGAAGTTGACCGAGTAAACAACCTTGCACAGTTCCAAAGAATGATGCAGAcccatttgtgcaaaaaCGTTAATTTTAATCACATCGATTTGAAGTCCTGCTACGCTGATGTACCACCAATAGAAGACACTTCGGACTATGCCATGTTTATAGCCGCCACGAATGGTGCCATAGGGGGAAtcacaacaaaaaaaggtgctaATGCAAATCGAATGGCTGTCGAGAGATGGAAGGGAATGACCTTTACGAAGGATGACTTAAAGCATGACATTGTAAGGGGTATGCTCTTcactttgaagaaaaatatttccttagGGTTAGATGTGGACATGTCCACAGTAGAACCTTTTCTCGTTATGACACAGATCGTTTCGGATATGTATCCTGAACTGGCTAAATGGATGGGCAACCTTCGTGAGAAGCTAACCTCGCAGGAGTACCCACTCAGGTATGAGCAATGGTCTAAGATGGTGGACGAACTTTCAGGGATGGGGGCCACCCCTAACCTGAGCAATGATACCGGTGTGCAGAACCCTCTGGGGGTCACCCCTTGGAGCGAACCCAAATTTAAAGTGTGCGAAGAGAATTCTGTCCTCTGCTCCTACTGGCTTCTTTTCCACAAAATATCGGTGTACTGTCTCATGAGAGACAAGGAAAGGTATCAATTCTACATCAACGCATTAACAAACTACACAAAAAGGTATCTAAATTGCGAAAGCTGTATACAGCACTTTATCACAGCACAAGAGTCATGCTACTATGGATTTTGTAATATCCACTCAGCTGAATCGCTAGTAATATATCTATGGAGAATACACAACGCAGTTACTTTGCGATCTATGTATGAATCGATAATTCAAGAGATGCAAGTGCCGGGAGGGCAACTAGAACTCACAGATGGTAAGACAGAAAGGAAGACCAAATTTCTGAACAGAGATCTGGCCTTCCCTCCGGAGAAGCAGTGCAAATTCTGTAGAAGTGGAATTGGTTTTACAAGAATTACTCCCCCATTTATTGCGGATTCGGTGAAACAGAAATCGATTAGTGACAGAGATTTTGATTCCATCGATGGGTTCAGCGTCAAGCAGGTTTTGAACCACCTCGTTAAGGTGTACTCTTAG
- a CDS encoding hypothetical protein (putative) has translation MSSANKQKGKNEADLVDKLNYKNLSDVTLHELTCLKANRQVYLKRGGTFFLSSREEALSVLKAKSQNEEKSTQIHTRVIHPGEKISNGKRVSHVKHLLLQQTH, from the exons ATGTCGAGCGCCAACAAGCAGAAAGGCAAAAACGAAGCCGACCTAGTGGACAAACTAAACTACAAAAACTTAAGCGATGTAACGCTTCACGAGCTGACGTGTCTTAAGGCAAATCGACAAGTGTACTTAAAAAGAGgaggcacattttttttgagttccCGAGAAGAAGCCCTTTCCGTGCTGAAGGCGAAGAGTCAAAACGAGGAGAAGA GTACGCAAATCCACACAAGAGTTATCCACCCCGGTGAGAAAATCTCTAACGGGAAGAGAGTCTCCCATGTGAAGCATCTCCTCCTCCAACAGACTCACTAA
- a CDS encoding queuine tRNA-ribosyltransferase (putative) encodes MMRRSNPCEENPGQKQYRHYSIVVQVKRSHSSNIHQVNPCFDYPGFSFTVLKESHQESNHSRIGIIKTVRGEIETPNFLFCATKGCMKSTPINFVKDCKTQIILSNTFHLLIHPKPHVIFQLGGLHKFMNWQGPILTDSGGYQLFSMTFGSVSDEIKRKSRGGVGGPHIIVKISEHGALYKSYHDGSLDMLTPESSIQAQYLLGSDFAVVLDECTPYHIEREYTERSMHRSHRWYIRCLLEFQKAMTMPNYHFYLNNLYNKKYGVQHKWREREPNKQALYGIIQGGIYTDLRMKSCQVVCNLPFFGLCIGGCLGKDKQMMYSVIENTMRFVRQEGDVSVGQANKMGSITPVGRVKPVHLLGIGQIKDIFFGVRQGIDTFDCVIPTRLARHGYYLCTVKTIKEMEAKLSKCIKNEYIKIKLSIHELDNNPLELDCPCYTCVNYSRAYLHHLYKINDNLLGTLLTIHNVCYMNRLMEDIREGIRCGCLDEVERRWVR; translated from the exons atgatgaggagAAGTAACCCCTGCGAAGAGAACCCAGGACAGAAGCAATACAGACACTATAGCATAGTTGTGCAAGTTAAGAGGAGCCACTCTTCGAATATCCATCAGGTGAACCCCTGCTTTGACTACCCCGGATTTAGTTTCACCGTCTTAAAAGAATCACATCAGGAGAGTAACCATAGTAGAATTGGCATTATAAAAACTGTAAGGGGAGAAATAGAAACTcccaattttcttttttgtgctaCAAAAGGGTGCATGAAGTCTACTCcaataaattttgtgaagGATTGTAAAacacaaattattttgtcgAACACTTTCCACCTGTTGATTCATCCTAAGCCACATGTCATTTTTCAGTTGGGAGGGTTGCACAAGTTCATGAACTGGCAGGGCCCCATCCTCACCGACTCGGGGGGGTACCAGCTGTTCAGCATGACATTTGGCTCGGTTTCGGACGAGATAAAGAGGAAGTCCAGGGGGGGCGTAGGCGGTCCAC ACATAATCGTGAAAATCAGTGAGCACGGGGCTCTGTACAAGTCGTACCACGACGGGTCTTTGGACATGCTGACGCCGGAAAGCTCCATCCAAGCACAGTACCTCCTGGGGAGCGACTTCGCAGTGGTACTAGACGAATGCACCCCCTACCACATAGAGAGGGAATATACAGAACGGTCCATGCACAGGTCGCATAGGTGGTACATTAGATGTCTTCTAGAATTTCAAAAAGCGATGACCATGCCAAATTACCATTTCTACCTGAACAACTTGTACAATAAGAAATACGGAGTGCAACATAAATGGAGAGAAAGGGAACCGAATAAACAGGCTCTCTATGGGATAATCCAGGGAGGAATATACACAGACTTGAGGATGAAGAGCTGTCAAGTAGTTTGcaatttacctttttttggcctCTGCATTGGGGGGTGCCTAGGGAAGGACAAGCAGATGATGTACAGTGTGATAGAGAACACCATGCGGTTTGTCAGGCAGGAGGGGGATGTCTCTGTGGGTCAAGCCAACAAAATGGGTAGTATCACTCCTGTTGGTAGAGTTAAACCGGTTCACCTATTGGGGATTGGCCAAATTAAGGACATATTTTTCGGAGTGCGACAGGGTATTGATACCTTCGATTGCGTCATCCCCACGAGGCTGGCAAGACATGGATACTACCTATGCACAGTTAAAACCATTaaagaaatggaagcaaaattgagtaaatgtattaagaatgagtatataaaaataaaattaagcatTCACGAGTTGGATAATAACCCTCTTGAATTAGATTGTCCCTGCTACACGTGTGTGAATTACTCCAGGGCGTATTTGCATCACctgtacaaaattaatgacaATTTGTTGGGTACTCTCCTGACTATACATAATGTGTGCTACATGAACCGGCTCATGGAGGACATCCGCGAGGGGATCAGGTGTGGCTGCTTGGATGAGGTTGAGAGGAGATGGGTTCGGTGA
- a CDS encoding hypothetical protein (putative), which translates to MDQIRSRLDHYQPNDKTKAYCRKYIFFVTFYTFFVLILLIYSFFSTKLSIYGWLLFTNLYFCVFPIFSFIGKSYIPSLLVTPKQKRKNLTKILQLDAFGFQHNFHLYYYRGVLFPGAALKRDLATLTMPSALIGPSTLTTFYTLALLTMLCLHLFPTISVIVSPPRSIFTYSAKDLSLMITYGVLTWVNTALCWKTTQSIFDGVRTQHSLLDNLNPKSNGKKGNNNDDKKWGLKKKFFGKGKTTKDSHYVEV; encoded by the exons ATGGATCAAATTCGCAGCCGGCTCGACCACTACCAGCCTAACGACAAAACCAAAGCCTATTGCAggaagtatattttttttgtgaccttttacactttttttgttttaatccTGCTCATCTACAGCTTCTTTTCAACCAAGCTCTCTATCTATGG GTGGCTGCTTTTCACAAACCTCTATTTCTGcgtcttccccattttttccttcatcg GCAAATCGTACATCCCTTCCCTGCTGGTAACGCCGAAgcagaagagaaaaaatttaacaa AGATTCTACAATTGGATGCTTTTGGTTTCCAGCATAATTtccatttatattattatcgAGGGGTACTCTTTCCTGGCGCTGCGCTGAAGCGCGACCTGGCCACGTTGACTATGCCATCCGCGTTGATTGGGCCGTCCACGTTGACCACGTTCTATACGTTGGCTTTGCTGACCATGTTATGCCTGCACCTTTTTCCCACCATTTCCGTAATTGtttcccccccgcgcagCATCTTCACCTACAGCGCGAAGGACCTCTCACTGATGATCACCTATGGCGTCCTAACGTGGGTCAACACGGCGCTCTGTTGGAAGACCACCCAG AGCATTTTTGACGGGGTGAGGACGCAGCATAGCCTCCTGGACAATCTAA ACCCAAAATCgaatggcaaaaagggaaacaacaacgacgacaaaaaatggggactgaagaaaaagttctttggcaaaggaaaaaccaCGAAAGATTCTCATTATGTGGAGGTCTGA
- a CDS encoding hypothetical protein (putative) — MNRSKPKSKKKKGIKGKDSKTKKLSNEEVENLVKIQREELIRAVQRKRLLESRLEEKKSELERFKKEYHELKSKLDFLSEGCEKYGEKTKEEPKVIKNKSVFYNFQNAEELKKLDKEKEDIKTMIGEKHEQTMNNLVNFIDQQRVNLDHVKNRNFEEIDHLNAAFDLKLKNMEQLFKKYLEEYEHDMKDEMDEMIDNYNVIERNEIIYLNNLYNDHINSINEIHVDMLQKCKNYYIEKIKENIGKIKSLKSNINELDERDREIKNNLSVHSSQNLDMTEKIGTLEVKRYSSGLYKNARAEGNSNRLRENLNKDLKFYSKDFVIFKNLELIYNESNMYIKNLREFAQNSKEKISQVEEAFGELPQGEDQNEDAYFEGYFEEIKNKNRVLKKMVQNIDLDMDAVNKELNSYINRHHVKDNDVQKVRQGINFCMQTYNKEFDNLLYTEKRVKKKIKDTSNVYEKKLRDINVKQGG; from the exons ATGAATAGGAGCAAAccaaaaagcaaaaagaaaaagggcatCAAGGGCAAAGACAGTAAGACGAAGAAGCTATCAAATGAAGAGGTCGAAAATTTAGTCAAAATACAAAGGGAGGAACTGATCAGGGCAGTTCAAAGGAAGCGCCTGCTGGAGAGCAGATTG gaagaaaagaaaagcgaacTGGAGCGCTTCAAAAAGGAGTACCATGAATTGAAAAGCAAATTAGACTTCCTCAGCGAGGGCTGCGAAAAGTATGGAGAAAAGACCAAGGAAGAACCAAAGGTGATTAAAAACAAATCAgtgttttacaattttcaaaatgcagaggagttaaaaaagctggacaaggaaaaggaagatatAAAAACCATGATTGGGGAGAAACACGAGCAGACGATGAATAACTTGGTGAACTTCATAGATCAGCAACGAGTCAACTTGGACCACGTGAAAAACAGAAACTTCGAGGAAATAGACCACCTGAATGCGGCCTTCGATTTG AAACTAAAGAACATGGAGCAACTATTCAAAAAATACTTGGAAGAATACGAACACGACATGAAAGACGAAATGGATGAAATGATTGATAATTACAACGTAATCGAAAGGAacgaaataatttatttaaacaaCCTGTACAATGATCACATTAACAGCATTAATGAAATCCATGTCGACAtgcttcaaaaatgtaaaaattattatatagaaaaaatcaaggaaaatattggtaaaataaaatcactCAAGAGTAACATTAACGAGTTGGACGAGAGGGAccgggaaataaaaaacaacctCAGCGTCCACAGTAGCCAGAATTTGGACATGACGGAGAAAATAGGCACCTTGGAGGTTAAGAGGTACAGTAGCGGGTTGTACAAAAATGCGCGTGCGGAGGGCAATTCCAACCGGCTGAG GGAAAACCTCAACAAGGACCTGAAATTTTACTCCAAAGACTTTGTAATCTTCAAAAACTTGGAGCTAATTTATAACGAAagtaatatgtacataaaaaatttaagagAGTTTGCTCAGAActcgaaggagaaaatttctCAAGTGGAGGAGGCGTTTGGGGAACTCCCACAAGGGGAAGACCAAAATGAGGATGCTTATTTTGAAGgctattttgaagaaataaaaaataaaaatagggtattaaaaaaaatggtacaaaaCATTGACCTCGACATGGACGCAGTGAACAAGGAGTTAAATTCCTACATAAACAGACATCATGTGAAGGATAACGATGTACAAAAGGTGCGGCAAGGAATAAACTTCTGCATGCAAACTTACAACAAGGAGTTTGACAATCTGCTGTACACGGAAAAgcgggtgaaaaaaaaaatcaaagacACTTCCAATGTGtacgagaaaaaattgcgcgACATAAATGTGAAGCAGGGCGGTTAg
- a CDS encoding hypothetical protein (putative), translated as MSKPKILICQIKNVGDIKGWNLKGIESCKKKIFGYAENMPGEKNWIKPLIGKSMQNYYFPSKYLHLDFNLKEYMRMQTVRFKKKEIDDSLINLQKCINLIIENKDKVENFLASIPKELYLENQSLKDFYSLYLTVFPDQLNLHEHKFSWFSPRGDNSRETQADKSNFEHSPFCTQNGSESENYLNKSGKMEEKKVTSEEKEKSEMCQKVCEEVTTQKSSYDKIIFSRTKGRLSFKRIILGENSPGDGDKSLTRLNCGKEVNTTGPKLHYVDCDVNIGLEERREKTKAEMEEHERSKNHFLNLLSQNEHLQNTFSIRNRFIDPLYLRRRYSFIDKLTKKKIKKEKYKTYRKHFIQHADEKEVWPDNKGLLNKVYPNPYS; from the exons atgagcaaacccaaaattttaatatgtcAGATAAAAAACGTCGGCGACATCAAGGGGTGGAACTTGAAAGGAATAGagtcatgcaaaaaaaaaatattcggGTACGCAGAAAATATGCCGGGCGAAAAAAACTGGATCAAACCGCTAATCGGGAAAAGtatgcaaaattattatttcccgtcaaaatatttacaccTCGATTTTAACTTAAAGGAGTACATGAGGATGCAGACCGtgcgttttaaaaaaaaggagatagaCGATAGCTTAAttaatttgcaaaaatgcattaacCTCATAATTGAGAACAAAGACaaggtggaaaattttttagcaaGCATACCAAAGGAGTTGTATCTCGAAAATCAGAGCTTGAAGGATTTTTACTCTCTATATTTGACCGTCTTCCCCGACC AGTTAAATTTGCACGAACACAAATTCAGTTGGTTTAGCCCGCGCGGGGACAATAGCAGGGAAACCCAAGCGGATAAGTCCAATTTCGAgcactcccctttttgcacacaaaatggaagtgaAAGCGAAAATtacctgaacaagtcaggcaaaatggaagaaaaaaaggtgacatccgaggagaaggaaaaaagtgaaatgtGCCAAAAGGTATGTGAAGAAGTAACAACACAGAAGAGCAGTtatgacaaaataattttttccagaaCGAAGGGAAGGCTGTCATTTAAGAGGATAATACTTGGGGAGAATTCCCCGGGGGATGGGGATAAATCGCTCACGAGATTGAATTGTGGGAAGGAAGTAAATACAACAGGCCCAAAGCTACACTACGTAGACTGTGACGTGAACATAGGACTGGAGGAGCGCCGAGAAAAAACCAAAGCAGAAATGGAGGAACACGAAAGATCAAAAAatcactttttaaatttgctaagccaaaatgaacatttacaaaatacTTTTTCCATCAGAAACAGGTTTATCGACCCGCTGTATCTCCGACGGAGGTACTCCTTCATTgacaaattaacaaaaaagaaaataaaaaaagaaaaatataaaacttaCAGAAAGCACTTCATTCAGCATGCTGATGAGAAGGAAGTGTGGCCAGATAACAAGGGACTGCTCAACAAGGTTTACCCAAATCCGTATTCGTGA